The following proteins come from a genomic window of Athalia rosae chromosome 1, iyAthRosa1.1, whole genome shotgun sequence:
- the LOC105685177 gene encoding cullin-associated NEDD8-dissociated protein 1 codes for MASVSYQIAHLLEKMTSSDKDFRFMATNDLMTELQKDSIKLDDDSERKVVKMLLKLLEDKNGEVQNLAVKCLGPLVNKVKEYQVETIVDALCGNMVSDKEQLRDISSIGLKTVISELPLGSSALAANVCKRITGRLSSAIEKQEDVSVQLEALDILADLLSRFGALLITFHPTILAALLPQLSSPRQAVRKRTIVALSHLVTSSNNHLYNKLLDHLLDGLTTQKIKNVIRTYIQCIASICRQAGHRFGEQIERVIPFIVQYSNEDDDELREYCLQAFEAFVYRCPKEITPHINKIIEICLAYITYDPNYNYDDDVIDQSDEWVVMETEEDGEEDAEDEYSDDDDMSWKVRRAAAKCLEAVVSSRRELLPELYKVVSPALVARFKEREENVKSDIFHAYIALLRQTRPATGVPLDPDSMEEEEGPISLLQQQVPIIVKAVHRQMKEKSIKTRQDCFSLLKELVLVLPGALTNHIPALIPGIQYSLGDKNSSSNMKIDTLAFVHTLLVTHHAEVFHAHMSVLAPPVIAAVSDSFYKITAEALLVLQQLVQVIRPHGKSCNPEFASISTELYRSTLVRLRTADIDQEVKERAIACMGQILAHLGDSLHEELPVCLPIFLDRLRNEITRLTTVKALTCVAASPLRVDLKPIIEEAIPILGSFLRKNQRALKLCSLSLLDTLVRNYSSALHTDLLDKVTAELPPLLNEADLHIAQLTLTLLTSIAKLHPVALTRVSDNILPEILGLVKSPLLQGAALNSMLEFFQALVQAQIPGLGYRELLSMLIAPVSQPQTSVLHKQAYHSLAKCAAALTITWHEEAQGVVEQFLKDVQNPHSDAQHIFALLVIGEIGRHVDLSGIKTLKHVILNSFSSHSEEVKSAASYTLGNIAIGNLPQYLPFILKEIEAQPKRQYLLLHSLKEIITSQSASPSGVSHLQNFVPSIWMLLYRHCECTEEGTRNVVAECLGKLTLIDPATLLPRLQESLKSSSALMRTTTVTAVKFTISDQPQQIDQMLKQCMGHFLVALEDPDLNVRRVALVAFNSAAHNKPSLIRDLLEMVLPQLYTETKIKKELIRQVEMGPFKHTVDDGLDLRKAAFECMYTLLDSCLDRLDVFEFLNHVENGLRDHYDIKMLTYLMTARLAQLCPTAVLQRLERLVEPLKSTCTMKVKANSVKQEYEKQDELKRSALRAVAALYTIPDADKNPSLSEFVTQIKATAELQPLFEVIQKDCTGSNINETNIMDQS; via the exons atGGCTAGCGTTTCGTATCAAATAGCACATTTGCTCGAAAAG ATGACATCCAGTGACAAGGATTTCAGATTTATGGCAACAAATGATCTCATGACGGAATTACAAAAAGATAGCATAAAACTGGATGATGATTCAGAACGAAAGGTTGTCAAAATGCTTCTCAAACTATTGGAagataaaaatggagaagtACAAAATCTTGCTGTAAAATG TTTGGGCCCTTTAGTTAACAAAGTCAAGGAATATCAGGTGGAAACAATAGTAGATGCTCTCTGTGGTAATATGGTTTCCGACAAAGAACAACTTAGGGATATATCTAGCATCGGTTTAAAGACTGTTATTTCTGAACTGCCATTGGGATCCAGCGCACTCGCAGCTAATGTTTGCAAAAGAATTACAGGACGCCTTAGTAGCGCTATTGAAAAA CAAGAAGATGTTTCCGTGCAACTCGAAGCCCTTGATATTCTTGCAGATCTACTTTCACGTTTTGGAGCTCTCTTGATAACTTTCCATCCCACAATTCTAGCAGCTCTACTGCCACAACTATCTTCTCCACGTCAGGCAGTGAGGAAGCGTACCATTGTAGCTCTCAGTCACCTTGTCACTTCAAGCAATAATCATTTATACAACAAACTTCTTGATCATCTTTTGGATGGATTGACGACTCAAAAGATTAAAAATGTCATCCGAACTTACATACAGTGTATTGCTTCAATCTG cCGTCAAGCAGGTCACAGATTTGGGGAACAAATAGAAAGGGTGATACCTTTTATTGTACAGTATAGTAACgaagatgacgatgaattgAGAGAATACTGTCTTCAGGCATTTGAAGCATTTGTATATCGTTGTCCAAAGGAAATTACACCACATATCAATAAG ATCATTGAAATATGTTTGGCTTATATAACTTATGACCCAAACTACAATTATGACGACGATGTAATTGATCAGTCCGATGAGTGGGTTGTTATGGAAACCGAAGAGGATGGTGAGGAAGATGCCGAAGATGAGTACTCAGATGATGACGATATGAGTTGGAAAGTACGTAGAGCCGCGGCAAAGTGTCTCGAGGCAGTTGTTTCTAGTAGAAGGGAATTGCTTCCAGAATTATACAAAGTCGTTTCGCCAGCGCTTGTGGCTCGATTCAAAG AACGTGAGGAAAACGTAAAATCAGACATTTTCCACGCCTACATTGCACTTTTGAGACAGACGAGACCAGCTACCGGTGTACCGCTTGATCCCGATTccatggaagaagaagaaggaccAATTTCACTACTGCAGCAACAAGTGCCAATAATAGTTAAAGCTGTTCATCGTcaaatgaaagagaagagCATCAAAACAAGGCAGGATTGCTTCTCCCTGCTCAAGGAACTTGTGCTAGTTTTACCCGGCGCTCTTACTAATCACATACCTGCACTTATCCCTGGGATCCAATATTCACTTGGTGACAAAAACTCGTCATCTAATATGAAAATTGACACATTGGCATTTGTTCATACTTTGCTGGTCACTCATCATGCCGAAGTTTTCCACGCTCATATGTCTGTTCTTGCACCACCAGTAATAGCAGCTGTTAGTGattcattttacaaaataacAGCAGAGGCCCTTCTAGTTTTACAACAACTAGTACAGGTCATCAGACCTCATG GTAAATCATGCAATCCCGAGTTCGCGTCGATTTCTACTGAATTGTATCGTTCGACATTGGTGAGACTTAGAACCGCTGACATAGACCAAGAGGTGAAAGAGCGCGCCATTGCATGTATGGGTCAGATTCTCGCACATTTGGGTGATTCTCTTCACGAAGAATTACCTGTATGCCTGCCCATTTTCCTAGATAGATTGCGTAATGAGATTACACGTCTCACAACAGTCAAAGCACTTACATGTGTCGCTGCATCACCACTGAGGGTCGATCTGAAGCCTATCATT GAAGAAGCTATCCCGATTCTTGGCTCTTTTTTGCGAAAGAACCAGCGAGCATTGAAATTATGCTCTCTGTCATTACTCGATACATTAGTGCGTAATTATAGTTCGGCACTTCACACTGATCTCTTAGATAAG GTTACGGCAGAACTGCCACCATTGTTGAATGAAGCTGACCTTCACATTGCTCAGCTAACTCTTACACTGCTTACTTCTATCGCGAAGTTGCATCCCGTCGCTCTCACCAGAGTTTCAGATAACATCCTACCTGAGATACTTGGATTGGTAAAATCCCCTCTTCTGCAAG GTGCTGCGTTGAACTCTATGCTGGAATTCTTCCAAGCTCTAGTACAAGCCCAAATTCCTGGCTTGGGTTACAGAGAACTTTTGTCAATGCTGATAGCACCTGTTAGTCAGCCACAGACTTCGGTATTGCATAAACAAGCCTATCACTCATTGGCAAAGTGTGCAGCAGCTTTGACGATCACGTGGCATGAAGAAGCACAAGGAGTTGTTGAACAGTTTTTGAAGGATGTCCAGAACCCACATAGTGATGCACAGCATATTTTTGCATTGCTGGTCATCGGGGAAATAGGCAGACACGT gGACTTGAGTGGAATTAAAACTCTGAAACATGTTATTCTGAATTCATTCTCTTCTCATTCTGAAGAAGTGAAATCTGCTGCTAGCTATACTTTGGGTAACATAGCAATTGGAAACCTTCCACAGTATCTTCCATTCATCCTAAAAGAGATTGAAGCTCAACCTAAGCGACAGTACCTGCTCCTACACTCACTCAAAGAG ATTATCACAAGTCAATCGGCTAGCCCATCCGGAGTATCTCATCTTCAAAACTTTGTCCCGTCGATCTGGATGCTGCTCTACAGGCACTGCGAGTGTACAGAAGAAGGAACTCGTAACGTAGTTGCCGAGTGTCTCGGAAAATTAACCCTCATTGATCCTGCTACTTTATTACCAAGGCTACAAGAATCTTTGAAATCTTCATCTGCATTAATGAGAACTACTACCGTTACTGCTGTCAAATTCACGATTTCTGATCAG CCTCAACAAATCGACCAAATGTTGAAGCAGTGCATGGGTCACTTCCTGGTTGCATTAGAGGACCCCGATTTAAATGTTAGAAGGGTAGCCCTTGTGGCATTCAATTCCGCAGCTCACAATAAACCCAGTTTGATACGTGATCTTCTCGAAATGGTGCTGCCTCAACTCTATaccgaaacaaaaatcaaa AAAGAGTTAATAAGACAAGTTGAAATGGGGCCGTTCAAGCACACAGTGGATGATGGCTTGGATTTGAGGAAAGCTGCCTTTGAGTGCATGTATACTCTTCTAGATTCCTGCCTGGACCGACTAgatgttttcgaatttttgaatcacGTTGAAAACGGTTTGCGAGATCATTATGATATTAAGATGCTCACTTACCTAATGACAGCACGATTAGCCCAACTTTGCCCCACTGCGGTTTTACAAA GGCTGGAAAGATTAGTCGAACCATTGAAGAGCACTTGTACCATGAAAGTGAAAGCTAATTCTGTAAAGCAAGAATACGAGAAACAAGATGAATTGAAGCGGTCTGCGCTAAGAGCAGTTGCTGCATTATACACCATACCTGATGCCG ATAAGAATCCGTCATTAAGCGAGTTCGTCACGCAGATTAAAGCAACGGCTGAATTGCAACCCCTATTTGAAGTGATACAAAAGGACTGTACAGGAAGTAACATAAATGAAACTAACATCATGGATCAAAGCTAA
- the LOC105685225 gene encoding UDP-glucose:glycoprotein glucosyltransferase, translating into MWVFIFLYSLVFCSSPIAADKQVNKYVTTLIDAKWKETPLTLEVAEYLSDESQDYFWGFVDEISNHPNPLPENASDKETYDFVIGVAEKFLSPAEIAVLKFGLSLRTYSARVEMFSQMAENKDLSSLGCSIVLDIGGNLTCSLDELEDLINQLVKKKISTYSVDHHYHGGEQSDKTVILYGQMGTPEFLEFHNKLKSLAEQKKIDYVLRHYIKHRSDRKLRLSGYGVELQMKSTEYKATDDSDIKDNSDNDAESASPGIEEIDGINFGVLKKLYPDHQAELERIHTHLLENSHEIGALKVWQFQELSHQAAERIMNSPVDEAVNALTDIAQNFPMQAKSLIRTKVNADMKKEMKLNQEIFSVKLNIQPTDTALFVNGLFFDLEAIDILTLLEALRAELRVMESLHKIGFNNKKMGKLLALDLSNSGDNQDFAMDIRDSAIIWVNDIENDSRYKRWSPSLTELLRPTFPGMLRNVRRNLYNLVIIIDPLSKEATPLISLAESLYAHSAPLRVGFVFITNYDTSVTGQTDASVAVNNVYHYFAETLGHKEAMHFLSDLGYLIEKDRIDLDEIKKAIKAVDSSADINYILGEESEYDVGRHLANDFVKRSGFKKFPQALLNGVPLPSNQLNSESFEEAVLATIMTQTPTFQKAVYRGELTEGDDVIDWIMNQPNVMPRLSERVLKVEKSHWLNMIGSVPENDEIAKWSPQDTSAWLLNQMQYFYVPRRSHVHHLFTFWIITDLNLAVGRQLMREAFEYVKSNTDVRISIIVNSVNNVDDEPEIDLNRIALAALSALPIEEATKFVNQLIIDDTVSRITAGSYEIQNEDVEKKLQEQTKILAVHRHYVRSALDLTNGVRAVICNGRIVGPFDDVEKFTSEDFALLERFSQISYGDELFKTLTKVDLLYEDDDEYEKTDLTDDMIMKIVALLVPRPQTRSRFDVIFHGDEHSAIKIPASNPDSVAFQLTAIVDPVSRGAQKLGPILNTLRHSLNCEIKVFLNCLDKNSDMPLKSFYRFVLEPELQFTADGQISGAVARFNKLPTSSLLTQHIHAPENWLVEVVRSVYDLDNIKLDNVAIGIQSEFELEYLLLEGHCFEAVMGNPPRGLQITLGTENTPVMVDTIVMANLGYFQLKANPGEWLLRLRQGRSSEIYDITSVDGQDVIQEGNNIKVVISSLRSHVLKLKVSKKPDKASADLLSEEEPSSGLWNSISRTFTAADESEDKDEKLNIFSLASGHLYERFIKIMMLSVIKHTKTPVKFWFLKNYLSPTLKDFLPHMANKYGFEYELVQYKWPRWLHQQTEKQRTIWGYKILFLDVLFPLDVKKIIFVDADQVVRADLKELANLDLGGAPYAYTPFCESRREMDGFRFWQQGYWRNHLQGRRYHISALYVVDLKRFRRIAAGDRLRGQYQALSQDPNSLSNLDQDLPNNMIHQVAIKTLPQEWLWCETWCDDDSKKYAKTIDLCNNPMTKEAKLQAAMRILPEWVGYDEEIKRLQQEIENENRQTEREEDEKSEASVHHEEL; encoded by the exons ATGTgggttttcatatttttatactcGTTAGTATTTTGCTCAAGTCCGATTGCTGCAGATAAGCAAGTAAACAAATATGTGACAACGTTAATAGATGCCAAGTGGAAGGAAACTCCCCTTACACTTGAAGTAGCTGAATATCTCAGTGATGAAAGTCAGGACTATTTCTGGGGTTTTGTTGATGAAATATCAAACCATCCAAATCCATTGCCTGAAAATG cctCGGATAAAGAAACTTATGACTTCGTTATTGGAGTGGCAGAGAAATTCTTGTCTCCAGCCGAAATAGCTGTACTCAAATTTGGGCTCTCTCTGAGGACATACTCAGCAAGAGTTGAGATGTTCAGCCAGATGGCAGAGAACAAAGATCTCTCTAGTTTAGGATGTAGCATTGTTTTAGATATTGGTGGTAACTTGACTTGCTCATTAGACGAGTTGGAAGACTTGATAAATCAG ctagtgaaaaagaaaataagcacTTATAGCGTGGATCACCACTATCATGGTGGAGAACAATCGGATAAAACTGTGATTCTTTATGGTCAGATGGGAACACCAGAGTTCCTTGAATTTCATAATAAATTAAAGTCATTggccgaacaaaaaaaaatcgattatgTTCTGCGTCATTACATAAAG CATCGATCAGACAGGAAATTACGACTATCAGGATATGGGGTGGAATTGCAAATGAAATCAACTGAATATAAGGCTACCGATGATTCTGATATCAAAgataattccgataacgatgCTGAATCTGCAAGTCCTGGAATTGAGGAAATCGATGGGATCAATTTTGGGGTATTAAA AAAATTATATCCAGACCACCAAGCTGAACTAGAACGAATTCATACGCATTTACTTGAAAACAGTCATGAGATTGGGGCTCTCAAAGTTTGGCAATTCCAGGAGTTGAGTCACCAGGCTGCTGAAAGAATTATGAACTCACCTGTCGATGAGGCAGTTAATGCTCTCACTGATATTGCTCAAAATTTTCCTATGCAG GCCAAATCTTTAATCAGGACAAAGGTTAATGCTGATATgaagaaagagatgaaattgAACCAAGAGATATTTTCTGTGAAGTTGAATATTCAACCAACCGACACCGCTTTGTTTGTCAATGGACTGTTTTTTGACCTAGAAGCTATAGATATTCTTACTCTCTTAGAAGCGTTACGTGCGGAATTACGGGTAATGGAATCACTTCATAAAATTG GgtttaacaataaaaaaatgggaaagcTCCTAGCTCTAGACCTGTCGAACAGTGGAGACAACCAAGATTTTGCAATGGATATTCGAGATTCAGCAATCATATGGGTTAACGATATCGAAAACGATTCCAGATACAAGAGATGGTCACCTTCACTTACCGAGCTTCTACGGCCAACGTTCCCCGGCATGCTCAGAAACGTTAGAAGAAACCTGTACAACTTG GTCATAATCATAGATCCTCTCAGCAAAGAGGCAACGCCACTTATCTCCTTGGCAGAGTCACTTTACGCGCACTCAGCACCACTTCGTGtcggttttgtttttatcacCAACTATGATACTTCTGTAACAGGACAGACGGATGCTAGTGTTGCAGTAAATAATGTGTATCATTACTTTGCTGAGACCCTTGGGCATAAAGAAGCGATGCATTTTCTCTCCGAT CTGGGCTACTTAATCGAGAAAGACAGAATAGATTTGGATGAGATCAAAAAGGCGATAAAAGCTGTAGATTCATCTGCCGATATAAATTACATACTAGGAGAGGAATCCGAGTATGATGTCGGCCGACATTTGGCAAACGATTTTGTCAAGCGTTctggattcaaaaaattcccacaaGCCTTATTGAATGGGGTGCCTTTACCTTCGAATCAGCTCAATTCAGAATCATTTGAAGAAGCAGTACTTGCTACTATTATGACCCAAACTCCGACATTCCAAAAAGCTGTGTATAGGGGCGAATTGACTGAGGGAGACGATGTCATAGATTGGATCATGAATCAACCTAATGTTATGCCAAG ACTAAGCGAGCGTGTTTTGAAAGTGGAGAAAAGTCACTGGCTGAACATGATAGGTAGTGTAccggaaaatgatgaaattgcaAAGTGGAGTCCACAAGATACTTCAGCATGGCTGTTGAATCAGATGCAGTATTTTTATGTCCCTCGACGCAGCCATGTACACCATTTGTTCACTTTCTGGATTATAACTGATTTGAATTTAGCAGTGGGTCGACAATTAATGCGTGAAGCATTTGAATATGTG aaatcgAATACGGATGTGAGAATTAGTATTATTGTAAATAGCGTGAATAATGTTGATGATGAACCCGAAATCGACTTGAACAGAATCGCACTTGCTGCATTAAGCGCATTGCCAATTGAGGAAGCGACGAAATTTGTTAATCAGCTTATCATTGATGACACCGTTTCTCGTATCACTGCTGGTAGTTATGAGATTCAG AATGaagatgtagaaaaaaagcttCAGGAGCAGACCAAAATTCTAGCAGTGCACAGACACTACGTTCGAAGTGCACTTGACTTAACCAATGGAGTGAGAGCAGTTATATGCAACGGACGTATCGTTGGTCCCTTTGACGATGTCGAGAAATTTACAAGTGAAGATTTTGCTCTTCTAGAAAGATTTAGTCAAATTTCCTATGGAGATGAACTGTTCAAAACTTTAACTAAAGTCGACTTGCTAtatgaagatgatgatgaatatG AGAAAACCGATCTCACAGATGACatgattatgaaaattgtGGCACTGTTAGTACCAAGACCTCAAACTAGAAGTCGATTTGATGTGATATTCCATGGTGACGAGCATAG CGCCATCAAAATACCGGCAAGTAATCCGGACAGTGTGGCATTTCAACTTACTGCCATTGTTGATCCAGTCTCTAGAGGAGCACAAAAACTCGGACCTATTTTGAATACTCTCAGACATAGTCTCAACTGTGAAATAAAAGTATTTCTAAATTGCTTAGACAAGAATAGTGATATGCCATTGAAGAG TTTCTATCGATTTGTGCTAGAACCAGAACTCCAATTCACTGCTGATGGTCAGATTTCTGGAGCAGTTGCTAGGTTCAATAAGTTACCAACATCTTCACTACTTACCCAACATATTCATGCACCTGAAAATTGGTTGGTTGAAGTGGTACGCAGCGTTTATGATTTAGATAACATTAAATTGGACAATGTAGCAATAGGTATACAAAG TGAATTTGAATTGGAGTACCTACTACTCGAAGGACACTGTTTTGAAGCTGTAATGGGAAATCCGCCGAGGGGATTACAGATAACGTTAGGCACTGAGAATACACCAGTAATGGTTGATACGATTGTCATGGCTAATCTAGGATATTTTCAACTGAAAGCAAATCCTGGCGAGTGGCTTTTACGACTACGTCAAGGGAGATCTTCTGAAATATATGACATCACTAGTGTTGATGGTCAGGATGTGATTCAAGAAGGAAACAACATTAAGGTTGTGATTAGTTCATTGCGTAGCCATGTTTTGAAGTTGAAAGTTTCCAAAAAACCGGACAAAGCCAGTGCAGATCTTCTATCAGAAGAAGAACCAAGCTCTGGTCTATGGAATTCGATATCTAG AACCTTCACGGCTGCTGATGAAAGCGAAGATAAAGATGAAAAGTTGAACATCTTTTCACTAGCCTCTGGGCATTTGTATGAAAGATTCATTAAAATTATGATGCTTAGTGTCATCAAGCATACGAAGACCCCGGTCAAGttttggtttttgaaaaattatctttcGCCTACTCTGAAG GATTTCTTGCCTCATATGGCTAACAAGTATGGTTTCGAATATGAATTGGTGCAATACAAATGGCCTCGTTGGCTGCATCAACAAACTGAGAAGCAAAGAACCATTTGGGGATACAAAATATTATTCCTAGATGTACTCTTCCCGTTAGATGtgaagaaaatcatttttgttgATGCCGATCAA GTTGTCAGAGCAGATCTGAAGGAGCTCGCTAACTTAGATCTTGGTGGCGCACCTTATGCATACACACCATTCTGTGAGAGTAGGAGAGAAATGGACGGGTTCAG GTTTTGGCAGCAAGGCTATTGGCGAAATCATCTGCAAGGTAGACGTTACCACATTAGTGCTTTGTATGTAGTAGATCTGAAAAGATTCAGACGCATAGCAGCTGGCGACAGGTTGAGAGGACAATATCAAGCCCTCAGCCAGGACCCTAATAGTCTTTCAAATCTTGATCAG GATCTTCCCAATAACATGATTCATCAAGTAGCCATAAAGACTTTGCCACAAGAATGGCTTTGGTGCGAAACATGGTGTGACGATGATTCCAAAAAATACGCCAAAACTATTGATTTG TGCAACAACCCGATGACAAAGGAGGCCAAACTACAAGCTGCAATGCGTATCTTACCCGAATGGGTAGGATATGATGAAGAAATTAAGAGGTTGCAacaagaaatagaaaatgagaatagaCAAACAGAAAGGGAAGAAGATG AAAAAAGCGAGGCCTCTGTGCACCACGAGGAGTTATAA